ATaaatcacaaacacaaactttaACCATTAAGTAATAAACTATAATTTTAGAGAAGCTAAAATAAGACAAGAAAAGAGCAGATAAGGTCAGATAAGGACTGGGTGCATGCTAATATTCTGTGTTTATGCCGTGCAGAAATGCATTTTAAGAATACAATTTTCTTTGTGTATTTGCAAAACATTGagtgaaaatgtgaatatatttgttTCCATATCTGTGATGAGCATATTAGAATAACAACTTAAAAGATGTAGGGAGCATCAAAATGTACATGTGTAAATGCACGTTGTATCTTCTTGGTTTGCACTAGGTTTCACATGTCAAGTGTTGGAGCATAAAAATACAGGATGtgcattagagctgcaacaattagtcaattaatcgattggcctatcaacagaaaattaatctgcatctgttttgataataaattaataatttaagcCATTTATAGGTTAAAAACTCTCAAATGTgattttgagttttggactgttggttggacaaaacaagacatttgatgtcAGTAAATTGTAATGGGCATTGTGAACTGTTTTCCGATGTTTTAGAGACCAAATAATTTATTGagtaatcaataaaataatcagcagattcaTCAATTATGGAAATAGTTGGTGGATGCACCCCTAATGTGCATAATACTGTACGTACTTGGATGGTACTTTTCAACCTCTTTGTGTTCatattcttatatatatatataattgctTTGTGAGTGTAAATATTGACTACTTTGTTAACATGCATaccacattttatatttttatcctTTCTTTTTTACTCACCTTGCAGTGTGACCTGGAAAATACCGGATGTACTTGTTGTCAGTGAGAGACAGGTATCGGATGGTatctacaaaaaaacaaaaaaacaataatgatatTTCATTTTCCAAAACACACCAGAGCACATATATTTGCACTATATTTTAGTTTATAGCCTATTGATTGTTTGGTGCTTTGTGCCAACAGCTGACTGTCAGTACTGAGTTATTACCATCTAGTTTGTTGGAGCTGTAGACCACTGTCTGTGCATCTCCATGTGTGTAGCGGATGAGGTCTACTCCATACTTCTTGCTGTACAGGGTCCCATTAGGTCTGACAAGGGACAGTCACAGATTATTTACACCTGTTAATCACACTGCCATGATCCAGACACATTCATGTGGACCAATAAAGATATTTAGACAATTTAGATATGAAAACGatcattattttcatatatttctatatatatatatttatttctctatatatatatatatatgaaattaatgattgttttcatatctaaataaaaaatgagTATATGCATTACACACTTGTTTttgtaatgtaataataatattgtccACTCACTTTCCTTCTCTGATGTCATACAACACAATGCAGTCGTCGTCGCTGCTTGATATTGCATTTTCACCATTTGAGCTGAAGTCCACACAGTtgattttttgtgcattttctcGATATGTTCTTGCAACCCTGAAACTTCTCAACACGCTGTCTGTGATCTTCATGTCTGCAGAGTTTCATACTATACAGCCTTTACACTGTGTTAAAACACCTCTCCATCAGGTCCCACTGGTTTAATGAAGCCGGCCAGTCATTGATGGTCTAATAATGCATGAACAGTATCATTTAAGAGCCTCCACGCGGAATTAATCcttacattttcagaaaaacagaaaataaaaccaaacacaACATTCAACCAGAGAGCAACCTGGACTTACAACCTGATACACTCGTTTTGTACATCATTATCTACCAGGTGGGCGGTGTTCTCCAATCAACATTACATTCAATAGCTTCAACAACAAACCGGGCAGTGGCGGTGAAACAAACCAGTACACAATACCAGAAAACGGAAATACGTCACACAACCACAGGAAATTGTTGCtgcatagttttttttgttttgttttttgttttttattgaagaaaattaaattacaaacattaaggcattgcaatctaaactcaatacttctaacatataaggcacaattggataggaaagataacttaaattattacaaaaataatataataacaaaaataaaagagggggaAGAAAATAATTCCAAGGAACATTTTCTAATTTATAACTGATTTTGAAGGTTAGATATATTTTTTCTGCCAgcatttaatctttatttttatgtgAAAGCGCAATTTTAGAGCGGGTTGAcataaattacaacttttttgtgATGTTTAATCCAgtccacaattaaaaaaaattgcatttgtTTGACTGAATGAGTGTAGATTTCAgcaaaatattttacttttttaaatacaaCTATTAAAATATcggatttttgtatttttattgctttttttgtgtgGAAAATATAGTTtgtataatttagtttagtttagtttattttatttagtttattggTCAAATACACATTGATATGGCAGTGAGAttctttgttcctgtttgttactCTCTCATCCCTGTATAATAGACaatcgatcaatcaatcaattgaataacaatagtgaagtaaaatataatcatgcttttattgtgaaaggtgcGGGCCCGGAAATGTGAAGCCAGAGACCGGAAGCTGTGAGCATGTGTCCTCTggagtttgtttgtgtctgctAGTTAATGTGAACTGTGAAGCTTACACTCCAAAATGAACAACTGTAGAAGAATAGCCTGTAGTGACTGGACGTCCGGCCTGAACACCGTCTTCTCTCGGGTCAGACGGAGCCGGAGCAGCGCCGCTAGAGAGGCTCCAGCTCCAGGCTCCGACCCAGCAGAGAAGCCCCGGCTGAGGGCGATCGACCTGGCTCGGAAGGTCCAGCAGGAGAGGACAAAGACGAAGCCTCCACCGGCCGAGGAGGAGGCGGCTCCTCTGAGCGGCCAGCAGAAGAGGGTGATGGAGCTGAAGCGGTTCAGTCTGCAGCTGCAACATGTTCACCCCAACGTGCTGGCCAAACACCTCCACAGAGGCGTGCTGTACCAGGACAAGGATATAGTGGTCATCAACAAACCTTATGGTGTTCCTGTCAGAGGTAAAACCATCAGGAGCTGAAAgctgttaacattattattattatacacacTGATTTAAGTTTGAGTTACAGTGAAAGAGAGTTTGTGTGAGATTTGGTTAGAGAAACAGCATGTAAGGTTATTtctttagagctgaaacgattagttgattaatcaattagttgattgactgaaaaaatgtcaattaatcctttgccatttttcaaaaaaactgcCACAACTTGTCTGGTTCCAGCTTAATtcacatatttatatacattgatcagccatgacattatgaccactgacaggtgatgtgataacatggattatctcgttacaatggcacctggcagtggatGGGATATATTatacagcaagtgaacattttgtccttgaacttgatgtgttggaagcagaaaaaatgggcaagcgtaaggattaaatggtatcggaacatctttAATGGTAACCACATAGTGTAGTATCTGTATTAGAATGGGTTTGAAGATATTGTCAGACATGTGAGTATCTGGACCTGAATACATGTACATGTGTTGCTCTCAGATGACGGAGGGGTCACATCCATCGCCTCTGTGCTTCCTGTTCTCTCCAAAATGATGGATGGGATGAAGATCAAGTCTGACTCTCAGCTGCTCCCCTGTCTGAAGCTGGAGAAGGAAACACCAGGAGCTCTCCTGCTGGCCAGGAGTGAAGACATAGCGGCGCACATAGTCAACCTTTTAAGAGATAACGACGTGCAGAGAAAGTACTGGTAAGATGCATTGTGGGGTTAAAATGGGACTAAAGATTGTGCGTCCATATTGTCACAccaacatgttaacatgttagtCATTCTTTCACGTgttctctgctcctcctcagggTCGTCACAGTCGGTGTACCTGTTCCATCTGAAGGAGTGATTGACATTCCCATCATAGAGAAAGAGGTCACAGGCTCTCGGCCTCACTACAAGGTGTCTCTTCTTCTGACGCTGTAATAATTAGTTGTTAGTTAATCAACAGCCGGAAAATTAattcaaaatgtaataattattacTGTAGTCATtagtaaaataacaaaacaattgcatagagctgcttttttttcttttctgtgtttcatgttaaacagtaaattgaatactttgttgttgttttttgctgttTATCACGTTGAGTTAACCGACTCTATATTGGCTGTTTACAGTTTCAAGTAAATTACTAGACAAtgattaaatcattattaaTTTTGGTGTTACAATATTGTCGAACTATTCataataacttctttttttttatttcagatgGCACTCAGTCCTCTCTTCAAAATGAATGAGGAAGGCGACGGCGTGACCAAAGTCCGCGCCCATCGGCAAGCCTATCCTGCTGTGACCAAGTACAGAGTCCTGGACAGCAGCAGTGGTTGCAGCCTCGTTGAGCTCGAGCCTTTTACTGGTAAGACTGGAGCTTTTTCTGTCCCAGGAGTTAACAGCCAATTTAGTttgttacatttctttttaagaCAACTAGACACATTTTTGTCTACATGTCGGCTTCTTTTTtcgagtcctcactaagaccaagaaaatGGATCACATCgctccagttctgaggtctttACACTGGCGTTTTTCTGTCaaagaattgattttaaaacacTACTGTTGGTTTATAAAGCACtgaatggtttagggccaaaatacatgtCTGATCTTCCGCTATactatgaaccatccagacctctcaggtcatctgggacaggtctgctttctctctctcttattttaaATCAAGGTTGAAGAGTTTTCTgtttgctgccttttattaaatcaaataattcTTAATTTCTTACATTgcactaacttttttttcttgtattttatacctgtcatattctattttagcttgttttaatttaatgatGTGTAGTGAGGAACCCACAGTTTGCTGTTTAGCGGATTATTTAGGTCACTAATTGtatcttttatcttttatagtgtgttttaatgttttttgtgaaGCAActtgaattgccttgttgctgaaatgtgctaaaaaaataaacttgccttCCTTTCTTGTGTCCTCAGGAGTGAAGCACCAGATGAGGGTCCACATGGCACTTGCTCTGACATGCCCCATTCTTGGTGACCATaaatattccaactggaacaaACTGGCCCCCCAGGTAAAATATGTTTACAATGTACCACAGAGAATCTGTTTACAAGTGCCAGATGCCAGTAAAACTTTAGCGGCAAACTACTAACAATCAGCAGACGCCCCTTAAGCAAGAGTGATATATCATCAGCTGCTTTTTGATCTCTGTGTTGATCAAATGAGGACAAACTGAGGCATATCCGGTGTCCCTGCAGTTCCTTGAACCATTCTTGAATAATTTCTGCCTAATAAAAGCACTACTGCATGATGGGAAAGAATAAAAAAGGTCTTTTACAGATCAATGTTAAGGTATGCTTTGGCATTAAGGTGAGAGTTACAGATATTGTCTGTTAAATATCCCAGTTACATATGCATGAtggttttaatcgattgacagccatggTATATTATTAAACATATACAAACGGGATATGAGGAGCGACATTTCTGCAAGAGCTCAGCTTCTGTCACTAAGTATGTGTCTTCAATATACAAATTTGTTCATTTTGGTGCACAGAAATTACCGGAACGTGTGCTGGGAAAGCTTGGACTGGAACAGAGCAAGATCCGGTATCTTCCTCTTCATGTTCTCGCTCGACAGCTGACACTGCCAGGAACCAATGGAGCCGACATCAGCGTGTCCTGTCCCCTACCGAAATACTTCACACAAACATTGAATCGACTACGTTTAACGCTTCCTGAAAAGGACCATAAATAACCACCTCAGCAATCCAAGGGATGTCTAAATGTGGTTTGCATCGGTTGTGAAAGACTTCAGACTGCAACGTGGGTGAAAAGTGTATCATGTGTACCATTCAAgttaaatggaaaataaaaatatactgtaatatgacgggctatagagtgctacaggaatgagtcctaaacccagaaatgagttaacaTTTTTGTACTTCCGGTTCCatcgtctcaaagtcaatggattttttgaatgggtttttgttctacaacataaaattcgtcaataaataccccactagTGAATTTTTGCCTTCAGTGGATAAACAAGCACAGCCTTTAAAATCAGTCATTTGCTCAGATTCAGCAGCTCTCAGAGGTTTTGTCATCAAGGTGAACGGTCAGAGAAGATCTCATGATAGAAATTCACATCAAGCTCTTATTATGAAGggctatttttattgtacaattagttattaattaaataaaattctttattacattaacattatatCAATGTTAAAGGTAGTATACAAGCAGATAAACTGGCAAAGAAGGCTTTTAAAgtatctgacaaaaaaaaatattaaagtagTAAAATCATTAATTAGAACAGCCATAATTAATGCTTGGTAGAAGGAATGGGATACAGAAAATAAAGGGAAACATTATCATATACAAAAGTCAATTCAGGTTAAACAGTTTAAAGGAATATATTGTTACCGTAGAGAGGAGGTAATCACAATACAACTAAGGTTCAGGCATGCAGGTACCCAATCcacgttttatttatttgggaAAAGTCAATCAAATCGGTGTCAGTGGTGTAACACCCTGGGAGATGTAGAACACATTATGATTCATTGGAATAAATATAATTCAGAGAGGGAGACATGAGGAAATAGAGTACATGAGACAGGGCAGGGGTGGAGTTTAAAAACATTACTGCGCACAGGACAGGACTTCAGGGAAATCATCATTtgaatagaaggaagtataaaaataggagcagtatatacagtattgacaataaacagactattaacaaaattgcacaagtggaaaaatgatattgcacagtattatatatataaatataatactgtgcaatataatttttccacttgagtatatatatatatatatatatttatatatatttatatatataaatatatatatataacatttttctttctttactcATCAGTATTCAGATAATATGTCATGACTCTACACACTCTGATACAGTAGGTGGTGGTATGCAGTTGATTTGCAAAACACATAGAAGAAGAAACGTCATCACGTCGGACACGTAAGCGCTTCACAGCAGGGATGAcgtgtttttgtaggccaaccaggaagttagcatcgcattGGTTCCCCTCGATTACTGCAGAAGTTAAACTCTGTGGCCAACAAAACgtacacgttttgttcaacaATTTAAtattcacaaatgaacaccacgtTTACGATTTTTCTGAAGCGTGAAATCAATCAGACAGAAGTAAAAAGCGAACTACATCGACGAGATGGACTAGTCAACGTCATGACGTACGGAGTCTGCGTGATGACGtatagtagtctcatttagccacttgatATAGCAATCGCCTTTTTTATGACACTTAAACGCTTCCAAGTGCACTAGTGGGATATTTATTAACGAATTTATATCGCAGAACAAAACTTTTAAATCTATTAATCATGTGTTcgccacagaccttatttcaagcatctaacCAGAAAGCCCATTCAAAAagcccattgacttccagaccagggaaccggaagtgcaggaatgctaactcatttccgggttttcgGACTGTAAACAACGGTTCACATGGATGTACTCAAGATCCTGTAAACTACTGTAACTCAAACTTTACAACTTTTTAGATTTATCAATGTATTGTCATTTCcagttgtagttttgtcctTCAGATGGTAGCTTACTTAGCTACCCTATAGAGCCAGGCGATGGTTTGCTGCTTTGCCCCGAGATGCAGCCACAAGTCATCGTATGGGATCTGCTCGTTTTATCGGTTCCCGACGGATGTTGTCCGGTGGAGACTCTGGGTTCGGTCCATCAGGTGAGCTCACCATGACAACACCTCACTGACTGGCTTTACATGGTCAGGGTGAAACTGTCATGATGCACAACGTCAGTAGTGTTTTAACATATCACAGGATTTTCTTGAAACAACCATAACATTTTGCATAACCAGAGAAACAATTCCTTAAACTGACATCTGATGCTCACTAATATTAATTGTCAGGTCGCTTTTGGAAAGCTCTgcataaagtaaataaatcaataactaAAAATGCTACTTTGTTTGAAGATAATTATGCAATAATTATGAAGTTTAACCATTACTAATAGAAATCATAGTTGACATACTGAAAAATGCATTAATGAAGAAATGTAACCATTATAATCTTGCAATTACTGCAGGTGTAAATTGTGGGAGCATtatattaataattgatttagtGTGCACCCTGATATTTGTGTctaaatctactgttacggacatgtgcaataacatgctcatcactctgtgcaataattctatgatgctgtgcaataattatataattatctgacggacactttgtgcaataatctggcaaaactgtcattttatagcttatttttaaattgtacatttttattattttattctaacgtttttatctattcttttgttattatacagtttgtcttgcaccaacaaagccaaagaaaattcctagtatatacctcttacacctggcaataaacaccattctgattctgattctgatctcatcaatatacatattgtatttttatattgtattatttttatatttatattgcaatatctctttctttattgtattatcttttcattagcacctatgggattgtcacaatctaatttcgttgtactacacaatgacgtTAAAgcgcttgaatcttgaatttgTGCACTTGGTTATTGCAGACTTAGTGCTCTTATGTGTGAAGGTGTAACTTCATGAAACTAATATTATATATCTTCAACTTCCCCCCCCCCAGGCGAGCTGACAGGAAGCCCAGTCCCCACTCCCGCATCTGTAGTTGTCATTTTCCTTCAGGAAAAAAGAAAGCCCCTGTTTTATTCCCAAAGGAAATCCCCGTTAGACAAAAGACTGAAGATCATTCCTACTGCTTGAGGGATGGAAACCCTGATTGGAACGAATTGGCTCCAATAGAGATGGATGAAGTGGAGGAAGGAGCTATACAGCTTGTGACTGTTAAGGAGGAAGCTGTGGAGGATCCTCAACCATTTACCAACAATCTGGAGGAACCATCATGTAGTATAACGGTTGAAGAAGAACTGCAGTCTGAACGAAGATATAGGATTCAGCTTGAGATCCAGCTAGAGCAGTCCAGAGCAGAGCTGATGTCTCTCAAGGAAAAGCAGAGTTACAGTCGTGACAGGTATTCTGCGTCTCAGCTGAGTGAAAGTGTTCTTCGGATGGAGACGGGATTACCAGATAAAGAGACCTTCGGTGCTGTGTGTCAATTTGTTGCTCGTTATGAAGATTCCATTACATACCAAGCTGGTTGGAGACCCAAAGAACTCAATCTTGAAGACCAGATTTTCATGACCCTCATGAAACTCCGTCACAACTACACACACCTGCACCTGGCTGCGCTCTTCCACTGCAGCGTACGCGCTGTCAGGAATGTGTCGATAACATTCATAGCGGTTCTTCACAGGCTCCTTTTTAGAGGTGCTCTATcgagcccccaggaagtgcgccgggctttgaagcgaATTTTACATAGCGgacaaacggtggaattacaacttccgtgtccgtcacgtgatgccgctgggcccaaaaagacttcttcccatagatttacattgggaaagaggcGTCTGTAAGTTTGCATCAGTAATAGTCATTTCCCCATAGGGACACTTCACATCCAGCACCATGGAAGACGCCACCAGACCATCTGGAGATGCTCCCAACAATCCTGATGGAGAGAGCCACAAGCCTGACTCCTGGACTGGCATCTGTGTTGCAGTGGTGAATGCCAGTCCCCCTCTGT
This portion of the Sebastes fasciatus isolate fSebFas1 chromosome 1, fSebFas1.pri, whole genome shotgun sequence genome encodes:
- the rpusd4 gene encoding pseudouridylate synthase RPUSD4, mitochondrial, with translation MNNCRRIACSDWTSGLNTVFSRVRRSRSSAAREAPAPGSDPAEKPRLRAIDLARKVQQERTKTKPPPAEEEAAPLSGQQKRVMELKRFSLQLQHVHPNVLAKHLHRGVLYQDKDIVVINKPYGVPVRDDGGVTSIASVLPVLSKMMDGMKIKSDSQLLPCLKLEKETPGALLLARSEDIAAHIVNLLRDNDVQRKYWVVTVGVPVPSEGVIDIPIIEKEVTGSRPHYKMALSPLFKMNEEGDGVTKVRAHRQAYPAVTKYRVLDSSSGCSLVELEPFTGVKHQMRVHMALALTCPILGDHKYSNWNKLAPQKLPERVLGKLGLEQSKIRYLPLHVLARQLTLPGTNGADISVSCPLPKYFTQTLNRLRLTLPEKDHK
- the LOC141767907 gene encoding uncharacterized protein LOC141767907: MVCCFAPRCSHKSSYGICSFYRFPTDVVRWRLWVRSIRRADRKPSPHSRICSCHFPSGKKKAPVLFPKEIPVRQKTEDHSYCLRDGNPDWNELAPIEMDEVEEGAIQLVTVKEEAVEDPQPFTNNLEEPSCSITVEEELQSERRYRIQLEIQLEQSRAELMSLKEKQSYSRDRYSASQLSESVLRMETGLPDKETFGAVCQFVARYEDSITYQAGWRPKELNLEDQIFMTLMKLRHNYTHLHLAALFHCSVRAVRNVSITFIAVLHRLLFRGALSSPQEVRRALKRILHSGQTVELQLPCPSRDAAGPKKTSSHRFTLGKRRL